In a single window of the Bacteroides acidifaciens genome:
- a CDS encoding BT_3987 domain-containing protein, with the protein MKNRKNLFYIGMFAICVLGFTACGDDETYDVYGDPYNRVYILDNSKEYKIVQTPISTVSNVDFTWEARCSKKASGDIRVTVAVDNSLIEAYNEEHDTEFEALPVEAVMLENAEMTIPAGEMVVADAVHLKLTDDANVLSTLKSEKGYIVPLRIVSAEGANSQLSTNMLAPSFLTITVTEDNMNHEATQYTGTGTLVADQTGWTATTNGTVQSWYDPIESIFDGNGETYCYISNSSGDLWLDVDMGKPYSFDGIRMMSSSYYGDSGSFSAGMTVSTSDNGTDWKAQGEIESDAEDCVFYAPLTARYIRITVPNAGGWYGASLECGVFNVYAK; encoded by the coding sequence ATGAAAAATAGAAAAAATCTGTTTTATATAGGTATGTTCGCCATCTGTGTGCTCGGTTTTACTGCTTGTGGCGATGATGAGACTTACGATGTCTATGGAGATCCGTATAATAGAGTGTACATTTTGGATAATTCCAAGGAGTATAAGATAGTACAGACTCCCATCAGTACAGTCAGTAATGTCGATTTCACATGGGAGGCGAGATGTTCAAAGAAAGCGAGTGGAGACATTAGAGTAACGGTAGCGGTTGATAACTCCTTGATTGAGGCTTATAATGAAGAACATGACACCGAGTTTGAAGCTTTGCCTGTTGAAGCTGTTATGCTGGAAAATGCAGAAATGACTATTCCTGCAGGAGAAATGGTGGTGGCAGACGCTGTACATCTAAAATTGACTGATGACGCGAATGTTCTCTCTACTCTTAAGAGTGAAAAAGGATATATTGTTCCTTTGCGTATTGTTTCGGCAGAAGGTGCTAATTCGCAGTTGAGCACTAATATGCTGGCGCCTTCTTTCTTGACTATTACTGTGACCGAGGATAATATGAATCATGAAGCTACTCAATATACTGGTACTGGCACATTAGTGGCAGACCAAACAGGATGGACTGCTACCACCAATGGGACTGTTCAGTCTTGGTATGATCCGATAGAATCGATCTTTGATGGAAATGGTGAGACTTATTGTTATATTTCCAATAGTTCGGGCGACCTTTGGTTGGATGTTGACATGGGGAAACCTTATTCTTTTGATGGTATTCGGATGATGAGCTCCAGTTATTATGGTGATAGTGGTTCGTTTTCTGCCGGTATGACTGTCAGCACAAGTGATAATGGTACGGATTGGAAAGCACAAGGGGAAATTGAAAGTGATGCCGAAGATTGTGTTTTCTATGCTCCGTTGACTGCTCGATATATTCGAATAACTGTTCCGAATGCTGGTGGTTGGTATGGTGCATCTTTGGAATGTGGTGTATTTAATGTTTATGCTAAATAA
- a CDS encoding SusD/RagB family nutrient-binding outer membrane lipoprotein: protein MKHILKCMKVFNGVLLAGGLLFTACTDHYESWNINPNEVTPEQMERDNLLTGAYFTQMERGVFVVGKDKGGLFEETQMLTGDIFASYCAPIKTWNYAGEQDNDCYKLYPQWYNSPFSTAYTEVMQPWRKVVDCTSETSPARAMATIVKVFGMSRITDKYGPIPYSKFGTGIQVAYDSQKDVYYRFFEELDNAIEVLTDYNSRTSEPYLEDYDYIYNGNVGNWIKFANSLRLRLAMRISYVDQTKAETEAKAAIDHTIGLMTSAGDNAVLKQSVSFSFINEWWEAYESFNDFRMSATMDCYLKGLQDPRLSSYFKVAKKDGEYHGVRNGQTSRSQGTLSEVASSMNVGQATSILWMDAAETYFLLAEAKLRLNLGDKTVKEYYEEGVKTSFSSKGASGAENYLDNDVNVPSTSFVDPTNGRNTDVSRMVSNLTVKWDESVSDDKKLERIMVQKWIALFPDGQEAWSEMRRTGYPGIVTISTNASGGEVATGELISRLKFPTKEYSDNGENTQAAVSLLKGTDIAGTRLWWDVKR, encoded by the coding sequence ATGAAACATATATTAAAATGCATGAAAGTGTTCAATGGTGTGTTGCTTGCCGGAGGCTTGTTGTTTACCGCTTGTACCGACCATTATGAAAGTTGGAATATCAATCCGAATGAAGTGACTCCCGAGCAAATGGAACGTGATAATCTCTTGACAGGAGCCTACTTTACGCAGATGGAAAGAGGGGTGTTCGTAGTAGGTAAAGATAAGGGTGGTTTGTTTGAGGAGACCCAGATGCTGACCGGTGATATTTTTGCCAGTTATTGTGCTCCTATTAAGACATGGAACTATGCCGGAGAGCAAGACAACGATTGTTACAAACTCTATCCGCAGTGGTATAATTCTCCGTTTAGCACCGCTTACACAGAGGTGATGCAGCCATGGCGGAAAGTTGTGGACTGTACCAGTGAAACATCACCCGCACGTGCTATGGCCACTATTGTCAAGGTATTCGGTATGAGTCGTATTACGGACAAGTATGGTCCTATCCCTTATTCAAAATTTGGTACCGGTATTCAAGTGGCCTATGATAGCCAAAAAGATGTGTATTATCGTTTCTTTGAAGAATTGGACAATGCCATTGAGGTGCTCACCGATTACAACAGTCGTACTTCCGAACCTTACTTGGAAGACTATGACTATATTTATAATGGTAATGTGGGGAATTGGATTAAGTTCGCCAATTCTCTCCGCCTTCGCCTGGCAATGCGTATTTCTTATGTGGACCAGACCAAAGCTGAGACGGAAGCTAAAGCTGCAATAGACCATACTATTGGGTTGATGACTTCCGCTGGTGATAATGCAGTTCTGAAACAGTCTGTATCGTTCTCTTTCATCAATGAATGGTGGGAAGCATATGAAAGTTTCAATGATTTTCGTATGAGCGCTACTATGGATTGCTATTTGAAAGGCTTACAGGACCCACGTTTGTCCTCTTACTTCAAAGTTGCTAAGAAAGATGGCGAATATCACGGAGTCCGTAACGGACAAACCAGCCGTAGTCAGGGCACATTATCTGAAGTGGCGTCTAGCATGAACGTAGGACAGGCTACTTCTATCCTGTGGATGGATGCGGCTGAAACATATTTCCTTTTGGCTGAAGCTAAACTGCGTTTGAACCTAGGGGATAAGACTGTGAAGGAATATTACGAAGAAGGTGTGAAGACCTCTTTTTCTTCCAAAGGTGCTTCCGGTGCGGAGAATTATCTTGATAATGATGTAAATGTACCATCAACTTCATTCGTTGATCCGACAAACGGACGTAATACAGATGTGAGTCGTATGGTTTCTAATTTGACAGTGAAATGGGATGAATCGGTTTCTGATGATAAGAAACTCGAGCGCATTATGGTGCAGAAATGGATTGCCCTTTTCCCGGACGGACAGGAAGCATGGAGTGAGATGCGGCGTACCGGCTATCCCGGTATTGTGACTATCAGTACAAACGCTTCCGGTGGAGAAGTTGCCACTGGAGAACTCATCAGTCGTTTGAAGTTCCCTACAAAGGAATATTCAGACAATGGTGAGAACACACAAGCCGCTGTTTCCCTGTTGAAAGGTACGGATATTGCCGGTACACGTCTTTGGTGGGATGTAAAAAGGTAA
- a CDS encoding glycoside hydrolase family 3 N-terminal domain-containing protein, translating to MLNRICGLLLFLGLLMVGTCVSAQLPIESYKNPQLPVEQRVADLLSRMTVEEKVGQLLCPLGWEMYEIKGETVTVSDRFKQLMKERHVGMLWATYRADPWTKKTLENGLNPALAAKAGNALQKYVMENTRLGIPIFLAEEAPHGHMAIGATVFPTGIGMAATWSPQLINEVGNAIGKEIRLQGGHISYGPVLDLTRDPRWSRVEETFGEDPVLTGRIGKAMVEGLGGGNLSQPYSTLATLKHFLAYGISESGQNGNPSFVGIRELHENFLPPFRQAIDAGALSVMTSYNSMDGIPCTANHSLLTVLLKNDWKFKGFVVSDLYSIEGIHQSHFVASTIEEAAIMALSAGVDVDLGGDAYMNIMNAVNTGRISNAVLDASVARVLRLKFEMGLFENPYVVPEKAKKEVRNDAHIALARKVAQASITLLKNDCSLLPLNKNISKVALIGPNADNCYNMLGDYTAPQEEKNVKTVLDGIRNKLSRFQVEYAKGCSIRDTLASDIEQAIAVAQRSEVIIAVVGGSSARDFKTSYKETGAAITDEKVVSDMECGEGFDRATLSLLGRQQELLKALKATGKPLVVVYIEGRPLDKTWASENADALLTAYYPGQEGGNAIADVLFGDYNPAGRLPLTVPRSVGQIPIYYNKKAPQNHDYVELSASPLYPFGYGLSYTTFEYSDLCVSAISPHSFEVSFKVKNTGKYDGEEVSQLYLRDEYASVVQPLKQLKHFERFYLKCGEVKEVKFVLSESDFMIIDRNLREVVEPGTFQIMVGAASNDIRLQAKVVVGYRYLVEKTVKSCGKLFNK from the coding sequence ATGCTAAATAGAATATGTGGATTACTATTGTTTTTGGGACTGTTGATGGTGGGAACCTGTGTTTCTGCACAACTGCCGATAGAATCCTATAAAAATCCCCAACTACCGGTCGAACAACGAGTGGCAGACTTACTCTCCCGCATGACCGTCGAAGAGAAAGTCGGTCAGCTTCTCTGCCCCTTAGGTTGGGAAATGTATGAGATAAAAGGAGAAACAGTCACCGTTTCCGACAGGTTCAAGCAACTGATGAAAGAACGTCATGTCGGAATGCTTTGGGCAACTTACCGTGCCGACCCGTGGACAAAGAAAACACTCGAAAATGGTCTGAATCCCGCATTGGCAGCTAAGGCTGGAAATGCCTTGCAGAAATATGTAATGGAGAATACCCGTTTGGGAATCCCCATATTTTTGGCAGAAGAAGCTCCACACGGTCATATGGCAATCGGTGCTACTGTCTTTCCGACGGGAATCGGAATGGCTGCCACTTGGTCACCTCAATTGATAAATGAAGTCGGGAACGCGATAGGAAAAGAAATACGACTTCAGGGCGGGCATATCAGCTATGGTCCCGTGCTCGACCTTACCCGTGATCCGCGTTGGTCGCGTGTAGAAGAAACGTTCGGTGAAGACCCTGTGCTGACTGGGAGGATAGGGAAAGCAATGGTTGAAGGACTGGGTGGTGGAAATCTATCCCAACCATACAGCACACTGGCTACATTGAAGCATTTTCTGGCCTATGGAATCTCGGAGAGCGGACAGAACGGAAATCCCTCTTTTGTAGGGATACGTGAGTTGCACGAGAACTTTCTTCCCCCTTTCCGACAGGCAATTGATGCCGGAGCCTTGTCTGTCATGACTTCCTATAATTCGATGGATGGTATTCCTTGTACTGCCAATCACAGCTTGTTGACCGTGCTTTTAAAGAATGACTGGAAATTTAAGGGATTTGTAGTTTCGGACTTGTATAGTATTGAAGGTATTCATCAGAGCCATTTTGTTGCATCAACCATAGAGGAAGCTGCCATCATGGCTTTATCAGCCGGAGTAGATGTAGACTTGGGAGGTGATGCATATATGAATATAATGAACGCTGTAAACACCGGTCGTATCAGTAATGCAGTGCTTGACGCATCTGTCGCCCGTGTACTCCGGTTAAAGTTTGAGATGGGATTATTTGAGAATCCTTATGTCGTCCCTGAAAAAGCGAAGAAAGAAGTGCGTAATGATGCGCATATTGCTTTGGCACGTAAGGTAGCGCAAGCCTCAATCACTCTGTTGAAAAACGATTGTTCACTGCTTCCGTTAAATAAGAATATTTCCAAGGTAGCATTAATAGGGCCTAATGCTGACAATTGTTACAATATGTTGGGAGACTATACCGCTCCTCAGGAAGAGAAGAATGTTAAGACCGTATTGGATGGAATCAGGAATAAGTTGTCTCGATTTCAGGTAGAATATGCGAAGGGCTGTTCCATACGTGATACTTTGGCTTCTGATATTGAACAGGCTATTGCTGTCGCTCAGCGCTCCGAAGTCATTATTGCCGTAGTCGGTGGTTCCAGTGCCCGTGATTTCAAAACCAGTTATAAGGAGACGGGTGCGGCAATTACCGATGAGAAAGTAGTCAGTGATATGGAATGTGGTGAAGGATTTGACCGTGCAACGCTTTCTTTGTTGGGGAGACAGCAAGAATTGCTCAAAGCATTGAAAGCTACGGGGAAACCGTTGGTTGTTGTATATATTGAAGGACGCCCTTTAGATAAAACTTGGGCTTCTGAAAATGCAGATGCATTGTTGACTGCTTACTATCCGGGACAAGAAGGTGGAAATGCCATAGCTGATGTCCTGTTCGGAGATTATAATCCGGCAGGAAGATTACCGCTGACAGTTCCCCGTTCGGTAGGGCAGATTCCCATTTATTACAACAAGAAAGCACCGCAGAACCACGATTATGTAGAACTGTCCGCTTCCCCGCTTTATCCTTTCGGATATGGTCTGAGTTATACAACTTTTGAATACTCGGATTTGTGTGTATCGGCCATATCCCCTCATTCTTTTGAAGTTTCATTCAAAGTCAAGAATACCGGGAAATATGATGGCGAAGAAGTATCCCAGCTTTATTTGAGAGATGAATACGCTTCGGTAGTGCAGCCGCTGAAACAGTTGAAACACTTCGAACGCTTTTATTTAAAGTGTGGAGAGGTTAAGGAAGTGAAGTTCGTTTTGTCTGAAAGTGATTTTATGATAATAGACCGGAATTTGAGGGAAGTAGTGGAGCCGGGTACTTTTCAGATAATGGTAGGAGCGGCTTCGAACGATATCAGATTACAGGCAAAAGTGGTGGTAGGATATAGGTATTTGGTAGAAAAGACGGTGAAGTCTTGTGGAAAACTTTTTAATAAATAG
- a CDS encoding DUF1735 and LamG domain-containing protein, producing MKKYTLLSLFALLLCVSGCKTEPDYSDAVYMTGTLTSSNVKFLVEGQSTLGLTVTSTDKMDTDVKVGVQVAPQLLESFNASTGRNCQMPPEGSYSFEGGEVVIPAGQNQSTQIKVTADSEKLQEGVSYCLPVSITSVSNSDLKVMETSRTAYVMLTKVINIKAAYLARRGYFNIPSFGNQENSPVKALGQMTLEMKVLPVSFPVGQERSASGISSLCGCEENFLFRFGDGAGNPVNKLQFVKGSIGAASHPDKKDHYESWVEKEFPTGHWLHFAAVYDGQYLRLYLDGEQIHFVETKNGGTINLSMAYDGHTWEDTFSIGRSAGNARFFDGYISECRVWNVARTAAQIEDGVCYVDPTSEGLIAYWRFDGETQDDGTVLDMTGHGHNAVPGGTVTYVDNQKCPF from the coding sequence ATGAAGAAATATACGCTCTTATCTTTATTTGCCTTGTTACTTTGTGTGTCAGGTTGCAAGACTGAACCTGATTACAGCGATGCTGTCTATATGACTGGCACGTTGACTTCTTCAAATGTGAAATTTCTCGTTGAGGGGCAGTCTACATTAGGCTTAACCGTAACTTCAACCGATAAGATGGACACTGATGTGAAAGTTGGTGTACAGGTGGCTCCTCAGCTACTTGAGTCTTTTAATGCCTCTACCGGTCGTAACTGCCAAATGCCTCCCGAAGGTAGTTATAGTTTTGAAGGTGGTGAAGTGGTGATTCCAGCAGGGCAAAACCAGTCTACGCAAATCAAGGTGACTGCTGATTCCGAGAAATTACAGGAGGGTGTATCCTATTGCCTTCCTGTATCTATTACTTCTGTGTCAAATAGCGATCTGAAAGTGATGGAAACTTCCCGTACCGCTTATGTTATGTTGACTAAGGTTATCAATATCAAGGCTGCTTACTTGGCACGTCGGGGATACTTTAATATTCCTTCGTTCGGTAATCAGGAGAACAGTCCGGTGAAAGCACTCGGACAGATGACATTGGAGATGAAGGTACTTCCTGTATCCTTCCCGGTTGGTCAGGAAAGGAGTGCCAGTGGGATTAGTTCATTATGTGGATGTGAAGAGAATTTCCTTTTCCGTTTTGGTGATGGTGCCGGTAATCCTGTTAATAAATTGCAGTTCGTGAAAGGGTCAATTGGTGCGGCATCGCATCCTGATAAGAAAGACCATTATGAGTCATGGGTAGAAAAGGAATTTCCTACAGGGCATTGGTTGCACTTTGCTGCCGTATATGACGGTCAGTATTTACGTCTTTATTTGGATGGTGAGCAGATTCACTTTGTGGAAACTAAGAATGGCGGAACCATTAATTTGAGCATGGCTTATGACGGTCATACATGGGAAGACACATTCTCTATTGGTCGTTCTGCAGGTAATGCACGTTTCTTTGATGGTTACATCAGTGAATGTCGTGTATGGAATGTGGCACGTACGGCTGCCCAGATTGAGGATGGCGTTTGCTATGTAGACCCCACAAGTGAAGGACTAATCGCTTATTGGCGTTTTGATGGTGAAACGCAAGATGACGGTACGGTGCTTGATATGACTGGACATGGACATAATGCTGTGCCGGGTGGTACTGTTACTTATGTCGACAATCAGAAATGTCCGTTCTAA
- a CDS encoding glycoside hydrolase family 18 — translation MKTMKYLLVVLATGSLMAACNTDIESLTIQRPLTYDDQYYQNLRDYKASDHEIAFGWFAQYGAQNSAAVRFMGLPDSLDICSMWGGIPAKENTEIWEEIRFVQKVKGTKMLCVAITRIDAETDEHDFKKAYNEAKAMPNGDERTAALNRSFEMYAEYFLDQVFLNDLDGFDADYEPEGDFLSGSNFEHFYKHMAKYMGPNPDITKEERLQLIEERYGKEIASQEGICDKMLNIDQTSTGMASLVPYSNYCFLQAYGGGTGAGGWPDEKVVYCCNMGDGWQGDMQSMYNQARYKPANGKRKGGFGAFFIHRDYNVHEYNPEPYYRFRQCIQIQNPAIH, via the coding sequence ATGAAAACAATGAAATACTTATTGGTCGTGCTAGCCACAGGCAGCCTGATGGCTGCGTGTAACACGGACATCGAATCGTTGACCATTCAGCGACCGTTGACTTACGACGACCAGTACTACCAAAACCTGCGCGATTACAAAGCAAGTGACCATGAAATAGCTTTTGGATGGTTTGCGCAGTATGGAGCTCAAAACTCAGCGGCTGTTCGATTTATGGGATTGCCCGACAGTCTCGATATTTGTTCTATGTGGGGTGGTATCCCTGCAAAGGAAAATACTGAGATATGGGAAGAAATTCGTTTTGTGCAGAAAGTGAAAGGCACCAAAATGCTCTGTGTGGCAATTACACGTATTGATGCGGAAACTGACGAACACGATTTTAAGAAGGCTTACAATGAAGCAAAGGCAATGCCAAATGGTGATGAACGAACCGCAGCGCTTAATCGTTCCTTTGAAATGTATGCTGAATATTTCCTTGACCAGGTGTTCCTGAATGACCTTGACGGCTTCGATGCCGACTATGAACCTGAAGGTGACTTTTTGAGTGGTTCAAATTTTGAACACTTCTACAAGCATATGGCTAAATATATGGGGCCGAATCCGGATATCACTAAAGAAGAACGTCTACAACTTATTGAAGAGCGTTATGGTAAAGAAATAGCTTCGCAAGAAGGCATTTGTGACAAGATGCTGAATATTGACCAGACATCTACCGGCATGGCAAGTCTTGTTCCATATAGTAATTATTGTTTCCTTCAGGCGTATGGTGGTGGAACTGGCGCTGGTGGATGGCCTGATGAAAAGGTGGTATACTGCTGCAATATGGGTGACGGTTGGCAAGGTGATATGCAGTCTATGTACAATCAGGCACGTTATAAACCTGCGAACGGTAAACGCAAAGGAGGTTTTGGAGCATTCTTTATCCACCGTGACTATAATGTGCACGAATACAATCCTGAACCTTACTATCGGTTCCGTCAATGTATCCAAATACAGAATCCGGCTATCCATTAA